In Edaphobacter dinghuensis, one genomic interval encodes:
- a CDS encoding ROK family protein, whose amino-acid sequence MTKFVGVKVSNQMSTGLVVDHKLVGELHRFPEHEDDSYALVEMPTEGLVKTICEQVVLAVNGTKGVTAVGVALPGLIKNGVVEESPNLPQLKGARIEELLRTQLRNHDLDVSVTAVNDADAMAAGLASAHGKLDSTIRVWSLGVGIGYGRYPFLPGVWEGGHTVVTLDEKEHFCGCGGRGHLEGIMGHRAMRLRFLDMEPEEVFEAAKNGDPRCLEFKRMWHKALAAATATSIHMSGPGRVFLTGFNVRFLDLAMLRDYMQQMVKMSPLQSYSFEIVEDKPVTRVIGAAISAEQALER is encoded by the coding sequence ATGACAAAGTTTGTTGGCGTAAAGGTATCGAACCAGATGTCGACCGGGTTGGTGGTCGACCACAAACTGGTGGGGGAGCTGCACCGCTTTCCTGAGCACGAGGACGACAGCTACGCGTTGGTCGAGATGCCGACCGAAGGTCTGGTCAAAACCATCTGCGAGCAGGTGGTGCTTGCTGTCAACGGCACCAAGGGCGTTACGGCCGTAGGCGTCGCTCTGCCGGGGCTGATCAAGAACGGCGTCGTCGAAGAGTCTCCGAATCTGCCCCAGTTGAAGGGCGCACGCATCGAAGAGCTGCTGCGCACCCAGTTGCGCAATCACGACCTCGACGTTTCGGTAACTGCCGTCAACGACGCCGACGCCATGGCCGCCGGGCTGGCCTCGGCGCACGGCAAGCTCGACAGCACTATCCGCGTGTGGTCGCTCGGCGTGGGCATCGGATACGGACGCTATCCCTTTTTGCCGGGAGTCTGGGAGGGCGGCCATACGGTCGTGACCCTCGACGAAAAGGAGCACTTCTGCGGCTGCGGCGGCCGAGGCCATCTTGAAGGAATTATGGGACATCGCGCGATGCGGCTCCGCTTCCTCGACATGGAGCCGGAAGAGGTCTTCGAAGCTGCGAAGAACGGCGATCCGCGTTGCCTGGAGTTCAAACGTATGTGGCACAAGGCTTTGGCTGCGGCGACCGCTACATCGATCCACATGTCCGGACCGGGACGCGTCTTTTTGACTGGGTTCAACGTGCGTTTTCTCGACTTGGCGATGCTGCGGGACTACATGCAGCAGATGGTCAAGATGAGCCCTCTGCAGAGCTATTCGTTCGAGATTGTCGAAGACAAGCCGGTCACGCGAGTGATCGGTGCGGCGATCTCGGCAGAGCAGGCTCTCGAGCGCTAA
- a CDS encoding YceD family protein — protein MLITPLQLVDEPLEIDETVQPGTIEYTPDLRQTGPLPVKGTADLLVERRDEGSQVNDIRLRAGYHGDFEILCARCVEPVALALNGEFDLLFRPEDADAGGGEHAITPEETEIGYYQKSGLSLEDVVREQVLLSLPGRTLCKEDCKGLCPRCGQNLNLATCSCGEAPADPRWNALADLASKLELKH, from the coding sequence GTGCTTATAACCCCGCTCCAACTCGTCGATGAACCTCTTGAGATAGACGAAACCGTCCAGCCCGGCACCATCGAGTACACCCCGGACCTTCGCCAGACCGGCCCTCTGCCGGTCAAGGGAACCGCCGATCTGCTGGTCGAGCGCCGGGACGAGGGCTCGCAGGTCAACGATATCCGCCTGCGCGCCGGGTATCATGGCGACTTCGAGATTCTCTGCGCCCGCTGCGTCGAACCAGTCGCTTTGGCCCTGAATGGGGAGTTCGATCTGCTGTTTCGCCCCGAAGACGCCGATGCAGGTGGCGGGGAGCACGCAATTACCCCGGAAGAGACGGAAATCGGTTATTATCAGAAGAGCGGTCTTTCGCTTGAAGATGTGGTGCGTGAGCAGGTGTTACTCTCCCTGCCCGGCCGTACCCTCTGCAAAGAAGATTGCAAAGGGCTTTGCCCGCGCTGTGGCCAGAACCTGAATCTTGCAACCTGTTCCTGCGGGGAGGCTCCGGCCGATCCGCGGTGGAATGCTCTTGCGGATCTGGCGTCCAAGCTCGAGCTCAAGCACTGA
- a CDS encoding thiamine phosphate synthase: protein MRRYAITDRLLLPASSSLPQQTALWAAEGIDYIQLREKDLPAGAIATLARQMLEALQGSRSRLLINSRLDIAVATAAHGVHLTAAAGELTPAQVRKVYAAAGLPRPVISVSCHTLAEIEVARNEADLILFAPVFQKSIAGKVVTPGQGLEALRSACLAAAPTSVYALGGVTGENADSCLGVGAAGIAAIHLFHTL, encoded by the coding sequence GTGCGCCGCTACGCCATCACCGACCGCTTGCTGTTGCCGGCAAGCTCCTCTCTGCCGCAGCAGACCGCCCTTTGGGCTGCCGAAGGTATCGACTATATCCAACTTCGCGAAAAAGACCTGCCCGCCGGGGCGATTGCGACGCTGGCGCGGCAGATGCTTGAAGCGCTGCAAGGCAGCCGAAGCAGGCTGCTGATCAACTCGCGGCTGGACATCGCTGTGGCCACTGCCGCCCATGGGGTGCATCTCACTGCTGCTGCCGGGGAGCTTACTCCTGCACAGGTTCGGAAGGTGTATGCCGCGGCCGGTCTACCGCGGCCCGTCATTTCCGTATCCTGCCATACGCTGGCTGAGATCGAAGTGGCCCGAAACGAAGCAGATCTGATCCTCTTTGCTCCGGTCTTTCAGAAGTCCATCGCGGGGAAGGTCGTAACCCCCGGACAGGGCCTTGAGGCGCTGCGCTCGGCTTGCCTTGCCGCCGCGCCTACTTCGGTCTACGCGCTTGGCGGCGTTACAGGAGAGAATGCCGACTCCTGCCTGGGGGTTGGAGCTGCGGGGATTGCCGCAATTCACCTCTTCCATACACTCTGA
- the plsX gene encoding phosphate acyltransferase PlsX, translated as MPIDIVVDAMGSDKAPESEIRGAILAARQYDVRVHLAGPEHIIRPILRQHLRGQHLPVFIVPASEWITMDDKAAQAVRSKRDSSMRVGLKMVREGRAAGFFTAGNTGAAMATAKMVLGMLAGVERPALVAVLPTTQGTPSLLLDVGANVDCDPDNLVQFAVMGHMYAQNVLKIRAPRVGLLSIGEEDSKGNSLTRDTLPLLRALPGINFTGNVEGRDLYNGNNDVAVCDGFVGNVALKTSEGIAKLVTASLRESLKSTVTSQVGALLSRKAFANFKKRLDYSEYGGAPLLGVRGVCIVGHGSSNERAVMNGIRVTAEFAQAEVNASIEAALAAPAANG; from the coding sequence ATGCCGATCGATATCGTTGTAGACGCAATGGGTTCTGACAAGGCCCCCGAATCCGAGATTCGCGGGGCCATCCTCGCTGCACGCCAGTACGACGTCAGAGTCCACCTCGCCGGCCCGGAACACATCATCCGCCCCATCCTTCGCCAGCACCTGCGCGGCCAGCATCTGCCGGTGTTTATCGTGCCTGCGTCGGAGTGGATCACGATGGACGACAAGGCGGCGCAGGCGGTTCGCTCGAAGCGCGACTCATCGATGCGCGTGGGCCTGAAGATGGTGCGCGAGGGACGCGCTGCCGGATTTTTTACCGCGGGCAATACCGGCGCGGCGATGGCGACGGCCAAGATGGTTTTGGGCATGCTGGCCGGAGTCGAGCGACCGGCGCTGGTCGCGGTACTGCCGACGACGCAGGGAACGCCCTCCCTTCTGCTCGACGTCGGCGCCAATGTGGACTGCGACCCGGACAATCTCGTTCAGTTTGCGGTGATGGGCCACATGTACGCGCAGAACGTCCTCAAAATTCGTGCGCCGCGCGTGGGATTGCTCTCGATCGGCGAAGAAGATTCCAAGGGCAACTCACTGACGCGGGACACGCTTCCTCTGCTGCGCGCGCTGCCCGGCATCAACTTTACGGGCAACGTCGAAGGCCGCGATCTTTATAACGGCAACAATGATGTGGCTGTGTGCGACGGCTTCGTCGGCAATGTTGCGCTGAAGACCAGCGAGGGCATCGCCAAGCTGGTCACGGCATCGCTGCGCGAGTCACTGAAGTCGACCGTCACCTCGCAGGTCGGCGCTCTGCTTTCGCGCAAGGCGTTTGCGAATTTCAAGAAGCGCCTCGACTACTCGGAGTATGGCGGTGCACCACTGCTTGGGGTTCGTGGGGTTTGCATCGTGGGGCACGGCTCTTCGAATGAGAGGGCTGTGATGAACGGGATTCGCGTGACCGCTGAGTTTGCTCAGGCTGAGGTCAATGCCAGCATCGAGGCTGCGTTGGCGGCTCCTGCTGCGAATGGGTAG
- the sthA gene encoding Si-specific NAD(P)(+) transhydrogenase, giving the protein MSSVYDLIVIGSGPAGQRAAIYASKLGKKVALVEMREVVGGACINTGTIPSKTMREAVLHLSGYNYKSIYGMNYRVKERITMADLAFRVQHVIKTEVDVTEAQLSRNNIEMLVGVASFEDATHVKVTNSRGSTVYEAKNVLIATGTKPAASPKVPINGHSIINSDLVLEMVNLPKTLIVVGGGVIGVEYTCMFSALGVRVTLIERRPRLLEFADQEIVEALSYHLRDSRVTMRLNEEVESVEEMPDGTVVANLESKKKVQGDALLYAVGRQGNVDELNLAAVGIEADSRGRIPVDKDFRTKVPTIFAGGDVIGFPSLASVSMEQGRIAAARAFGDEEVLSNPGLYPYGIYTIPEISFIGKTEEQLTEEDVPYEVGVAYYREIARGQIRGDTTGRLKLIFHRIDHSILGVHIIGEGASELLHIGQAVMALGGKLEYFVDTVFNYPTLAECYKVAAFNGLNRVSKFE; this is encoded by the coding sequence ATGAGTAGTGTTTACGATCTGATCGTGATTGGTTCCGGCCCTGCCGGGCAGAGGGCGGCCATCTATGCGTCCAAGCTGGGCAAAAAGGTTGCGCTCGTAGAGATGCGCGAGGTGGTGGGCGGGGCCTGCATCAATACAGGGACGATTCCCTCGAAGACGATGCGCGAGGCCGTACTGCACCTCTCCGGCTACAACTACAAGTCCATCTATGGCATGAACTACCGGGTCAAGGAACGCATCACCATGGCGGACCTCGCCTTCCGCGTCCAGCACGTCATCAAGACCGAAGTCGACGTGACCGAGGCGCAGCTCTCCCGCAACAACATCGAGATGCTGGTCGGCGTCGCCAGCTTTGAAGACGCGACCCACGTCAAGGTCACCAACTCGCGCGGCTCGACCGTCTACGAGGCCAAAAACGTTCTGATTGCGACCGGTACTAAGCCGGCTGCGTCGCCCAAGGTGCCCATCAACGGACACAGCATCATCAACAGTGATCTCGTCCTCGAGATGGTCAACCTGCCCAAGACATTGATCGTGGTCGGCGGCGGTGTCATCGGGGTGGAGTACACCTGTATGTTCTCGGCCCTCGGCGTGCGCGTCACTCTCATCGAGCGCCGTCCGCGCCTGCTCGAGTTTGCCGATCAGGAGATCGTCGAGGCGCTGAGCTACCATCTGCGTGACTCCCGCGTGACGATGCGCCTCAACGAAGAGGTGGAGTCGGTCGAAGAGATGCCCGACGGCACGGTCGTCGCCAACCTCGAAAGTAAGAAGAAGGTTCAGGGCGATGCGCTGCTCTACGCCGTCGGTCGGCAGGGCAATGTGGACGAGCTGAATCTGGCAGCCGTTGGCATCGAGGCCGATTCACGCGGCAGAATCCCGGTGGACAAGGACTTCAGGACCAAGGTGCCGACGATCTTTGCCGGTGGCGATGTCATCGGCTTTCCGTCGCTGGCCTCGGTCTCGATGGAGCAGGGACGTATCGCCGCAGCGCGTGCCTTCGGCGACGAAGAGGTGCTGTCGAACCCCGGGCTCTATCCCTACGGCATCTACACCATTCCCGAGATCAGCTTTATCGGTAAGACCGAGGAGCAGTTGACGGAAGAGGACGTTCCCTACGAGGTCGGTGTGGCCTACTACCGCGAGATCGCCCGCGGTCAGATTCGCGGCGATACGACCGGACGGTTGAAGCTGATCTTCCACCGCATCGACCATTCCATCCTTGGCGTACACATCATCGGCGAAGGTGCCAGCGAACTGCTGCACATCGGCCAGGCGGTGATGGCACTGGGCGGAAAGCTTGAGTATTTCGTGGATACGGTCTTCAACTATCCAACTTTGGCTGAATGTTATAAAGTTGCAGCTTTCAACGGGTTGAATCGCGTTAGCAAGTTTGAGTAG
- the mutM gene encoding bifunctional DNA-formamidopyrimidine glycosylase/DNA-(apurinic or apyrimidinic site) lyase, whose translation MPELPEVETVANGVHERTHGQTIRAVWTSNKPQTFKTPPDQIIETLTNSRIERVHRVGKTIVMDVIRNKKPAQFLIHLGMSGRLLVSDPKVPVPAHTHGILTLSGGREIRFVDPRRFGRLSIAESTYEGPGKEPLTISLKDFIALFRNRKTPIKAALLNQSLLHGVGNIYADESLFRAGIRPRRQAGRLTHADLGRLRTALIDVLKHAIKLGGSSVSDYVDAEGIAGFFQLHHNVYSRTGEPCRVCKTAIERIVVGGRSTHFCPHCQK comes from the coding sequence ATGCCCGAGCTTCCTGAAGTAGAGACCGTCGCCAACGGCGTCCACGAACGCACCCACGGCCAGACCATCCGCGCTGTCTGGACCAGCAACAAGCCGCAGACCTTCAAGACGCCGCCTGACCAGATCATCGAGACACTCACTAACAGCCGCATCGAGCGGGTCCATCGCGTAGGCAAGACCATCGTCATGGACGTCATTCGTAATAAGAAGCCCGCACAGTTTCTCATCCACCTGGGCATGAGCGGACGCCTGCTCGTCTCCGATCCTAAAGTTCCTGTGCCCGCACACACCCACGGCATCCTCACGCTCAGCGGCGGACGCGAGATCCGTTTTGTCGATCCCCGCCGTTTTGGGCGGCTGTCTATTGCTGAAAGTACTTACGAAGGGCCGGGCAAGGAGCCGCTGACTATCTCGCTCAAAGATTTCATCGCCCTCTTCCGCAATCGCAAGACGCCTATCAAAGCTGCGCTGCTGAACCAATCGCTGCTGCACGGAGTCGGCAACATCTACGCCGATGAGAGCCTCTTTCGCGCCGGAATTCGCCCGCGCCGACAGGCCGGACGGCTCACCCATGCAGATCTGGGTCGCTTGCGGACTGCTTTAATTGACGTTCTGAAGCATGCGATTAAATTGGGTGGATCGTCAGTCTCCGATTATGTCGATGCAGAGGGAATTGCAGGATTTTTTCAGCTTCATCACAACGTCTATAGCCGAACGGGCGAGCCTTGCCGCGTCTGCAAGACTGCGATTGAGCGCATTGTTGTCGGAGGGCGAAGCACCCATTTTTGCCCTCACTGTCAGAAGTAA
- a CDS encoding sulfite exporter TauE/SafE family protein, translating into MLLFTLLVFAGSIGAGLLGALTGLGGGVVLVPLLTVVFHVDIRYAIGASLISVIATSSGAAAAYVREGFSSVRIGMFLEIATTIGAVFGAFLATRMPTRALAIIFGVVLLYSAWLSWRQSRCHTEESGHSSPWSDRLRLSGSYPDGTGRQKSYKVDRISAGFATMFGAGTLSGLLGIGSGAVKVLAMDQVMRIPFKVSTTTSNFMIGVTAAASAGIYLHRGYVDPGLAFPVMLGVLAGSLLGARLLVRARVSVLRSIFTVVILALGVEMILNGAMGRM; encoded by the coding sequence GTGCTGCTGTTTACCCTACTCGTCTTTGCCGGTTCCATCGGCGCCGGGCTGCTGGGAGCGCTCACTGGCCTCGGCGGTGGCGTTGTGCTGGTGCCTCTGCTCACCGTCGTCTTCCACGTAGATATTCGTTACGCCATCGGAGCATCGCTCATTTCCGTCATCGCTACTTCGTCGGGAGCTGCTGCCGCCTACGTGCGCGAGGGCTTCTCCAGCGTCCGCATCGGCATGTTCCTCGAAATCGCGACCACCATCGGCGCTGTCTTCGGCGCATTCCTGGCCACGCGCATGCCGACCCGCGCGCTGGCAATCATCTTCGGCGTGGTGCTGCTCTATTCGGCGTGGCTGTCGTGGCGGCAGAGCCGTTGCCATACCGAAGAGAGCGGCCACAGCAGTCCGTGGTCTGATCGTCTGCGGCTCTCGGGCTCCTATCCCGACGGCACAGGCCGCCAGAAGAGTTACAAGGTCGATCGTATCTCCGCAGGCTTTGCGACTATGTTCGGAGCAGGCACACTCTCTGGCCTGCTGGGCATCGGCTCGGGCGCGGTCAAGGTGCTGGCGATGGACCAGGTGATGCGCATCCCCTTCAAGGTCTCGACTACGACCAGCAACTTTATGATCGGCGTAACCGCCGCGGCCAGCGCAGGAATCTATCTGCATCGCGGTTACGTCGATCCAGGGCTGGCCTTTCCGGTCATGCTCGGCGTCCTGGCCGGATCGTTGCTCGGCGCAAGGCTTCTGGTCCGCGCGCGGGTCTCGGTACTACGCAGCATCTTTACGGTAGTGATTCTGGCGCTGGGGGTCGAGATGATCCTGAACGGCGCGATGGGGAGAATGTAA
- a CDS encoding fused MFS/spermidine synthase, which yields MPSTRSLYGFAIFLSAFLLFLVEPMSAKQLLPALGGSSAVWLTCLVFFQLTLLLGYVYAHWLTRHPFNRSQRLLYFAVLGLAIALLASQRLLHPDLSQGSEHPVTTIFFALTLTIGLPFLLLGSTSPLLQIWLFRKQGGQVPYRLFALSNVGSLLALIAYPTLVEPHLTLKLQRLLWAIGFIVYAVLCAILSRQVPAITQATPQESAAPTALPASSAAKWLWFLLPMAAAMQLSAVTSHITSNIAAIPLLWILPLAVYLITFILAFEFPRLYRRSIVVRLMVVMLASLGYAISKMDTSIPIGLAILFFLFECFIACLFCHAETYALRPRRPSETTLFYLLVAAGGVTGTFFIGIASPLIFAANYDLSITFLVTAVLALVVTWPDGWGQRLLWATGSVLVVFLNFALHAAYKQQALLETRNFYGSLRVKESVTHEGQPLRSLLNGTIQHGNQIFSPGLTRTPTTYYAKDSGIGLALANCCANRPRNIGVVGLGAGTIAAYGNAGDRIRFYEINPHVEPIARHLFTYLRDSPAAITVTEGDARTSLAQEAPQHFDVLVLDAFSGDAIPLHLLTTEALRLYQKHLAPGGILAFHVSNQYLNLAPEVAQLANSIHMQSMIFDTASADARGEFRSTWVLVTASPTFFTQPGVALIAAPITAVPNLRAWTDDYSSLLPIFEPTGH from the coding sequence ATGCCCTCAACGCGCTCGCTCTACGGCTTCGCCATCTTCCTCTCGGCCTTCCTCCTCTTCCTGGTCGAGCCCATGTCGGCAAAGCAGCTCCTCCCCGCGCTGGGAGGCTCCTCGGCGGTCTGGCTCACCTGCCTGGTCTTCTTCCAGCTCACCCTTCTGCTCGGATACGTCTACGCGCACTGGCTCACCCGCCATCCTTTTAACCGCAGCCAACGGCTGCTCTACTTCGCCGTGCTCGGACTCGCCATCGCCCTGCTGGCCTCGCAGCGGCTCCTCCACCCCGACCTCAGCCAAGGCTCGGAGCATCCAGTCACCACCATCTTCTTCGCGCTGACGCTGACCATCGGCCTTCCCTTCCTTCTGCTCGGCTCCACCAGCCCTCTCTTACAGATATGGCTCTTCCGCAAACAGGGAGGCCAAGTCCCCTACCGCCTCTTCGCCCTCTCAAACGTCGGCTCGCTGCTCGCCCTCATTGCCTACCCCACGCTGGTCGAACCCCACCTCACCCTCAAGCTGCAACGCCTTCTCTGGGCCATCGGGTTCATCGTCTACGCAGTCCTATGCGCCATCCTCTCAAGACAAGTGCCCGCAATAACACAGGCCACGCCACAAGAATCCGCCGCCCCCACCGCTCTCCCAGCGTCATCCGCCGCAAAATGGCTCTGGTTCCTCCTCCCCATGGCCGCTGCCATGCAGTTGAGCGCCGTCACCAGCCACATCACCAGCAACATCGCCGCCATCCCCCTGCTCTGGATTCTTCCGCTCGCCGTCTACCTCATCACCTTCATCCTCGCCTTCGAGTTTCCCCGCCTCTATCGCCGCAGCATCGTCGTCCGGCTCATGGTCGTCATGCTGGCCAGCCTCGGCTACGCCATCTCCAAGATGGACACCAGCATCCCCATCGGCCTCGCCATCCTCTTCTTTCTCTTCGAGTGCTTCATCGCTTGCCTCTTCTGTCACGCCGAAACCTACGCCCTTCGCCCCCGCCGCCCATCCGAAACCACGCTCTTTTATCTCCTCGTCGCCGCCGGCGGAGTCACCGGAACCTTCTTCATCGGCATTGCCAGCCCATTGATCTTCGCCGCCAACTACGACCTCTCCATCACCTTCCTCGTCACTGCCGTACTCGCCCTCGTCGTCACCTGGCCTGACGGCTGGGGCCAGCGCCTGCTCTGGGCCACCGGCAGCGTCCTCGTCGTCTTCCTCAACTTCGCCCTGCACGCCGCCTACAAGCAACAGGCCCTGCTCGAAACCCGCAACTTCTACGGCAGCCTCCGCGTCAAGGAGTCGGTCACCCACGAGGGCCAGCCGCTGCGGTCGCTGCTCAACGGCACCATCCAGCACGGCAACCAGATCTTCAGCCCCGGCCTCACTCGAACCCCCACCACCTACTACGCCAAAGACTCCGGCATCGGCCTCGCCCTCGCCAACTGCTGCGCCAACCGCCCGCGCAATATCGGCGTCGTCGGCCTGGGAGCAGGCACCATCGCGGCCTATGGCAATGCAGGCGACCGCATCCGCTTCTACGAGATCAACCCCCACGTTGAACCCATCGCACGCCACCTCTTCACCTACCTTCGCGACTCACCCGCCGCCATCACCGTCACCGAAGGAGACGCCCGCACCTCGCTCGCACAAGAAGCTCCGCAACACTTCGACGTACTCGTGCTCGACGCCTTCTCCGGCGACGCCATCCCTCTGCACCTGCTCACCACCGAAGCCCTCCGGCTCTACCAGAAGCACCTCGCCCCCGGCGGCATCCTCGCCTTCCACGTCTCCAACCAATACCTCAACCTCGCCCCCGAGGTAGCGCAACTGGCCAACTCCATCCACATGCAGTCGATGATCTTCGACACGGCATCCGCAGACGCACGCGGAGAGTTCCGCTCGACCTGGGTGCTGGTCACCGCCAGTCCAACCTTCTTCACTCAGCCCGGAGTCGCCCTCATCGCCGCACCCATCACCGCCGTCCCCAACCTAAGGGCCTGGACCGACGACTACTCCAGCCTGCTGCCCATCTTCGAGCCCACAGGCCACTAA
- the rpmF gene encoding 50S ribosomal protein L32, whose amino-acid sequence MPNPKRRHSKQRTAKRRSHDFLTPTGVSECPNCHERKLPHRVCRKCGSYKGREVLAVKEAS is encoded by the coding sequence ATGCCTAATCCAAAACGGCGCCACTCCAAGCAACGGACTGCCAAGCGCCGCAGCCACGACTTCCTCACCCCGACCGGCGTCTCCGAATGCCCGAACTGCCACGAGCGTAAGCTGCCCCACCGTGTCTGCCGCAAGTGCGGTAGCTACAAGGGTCGCGAGGTTCTCGCGGTCAAGGAAGCCAGCTAG
- a CDS encoding DUF1634 domain-containing protein — MEPRGSRFDDQRMEIIMGRLLQAGVLLASTVVLAGGVLYVRRHFGSSVDYRTFAGEPANLRSISGLFRLLRAGDPAAVIQLGAILLIATPVARVVFAVVGFALERDRFYVAVSLIVLAVLAASLFFSS, encoded by the coding sequence ATGGAACCTCGAGGATCCAGATTCGACGACCAGCGGATGGAGATCATAATGGGCCGGCTGTTGCAGGCCGGTGTGCTGCTGGCCTCGACCGTGGTCCTTGCAGGAGGAGTCCTCTACGTCCGCAGACACTTTGGCAGCAGCGTCGACTACCGCACCTTCGCCGGAGAGCCCGCCAATCTGCGCAGCATCAGCGGACTCTTCCGCCTGTTGAGAGCCGGTGATCCGGCGGCCGTGATCCAACTGGGAGCGATCCTTCTGATTGCCACTCCCGTCGCCCGCGTAGTCTTCGCCGTCGTCGGCTTTGCGCTCGAGCGCGATCGCTTCTATGTTGCAGTAAGCCTGATCGTTCTCGCTGTCCTGGCAGCCAGCCTGTTCTTTTCTTCCTGA